Proteins from one Bacillus sp. BGMRC 2118 genomic window:
- the spoVT gene encoding stage V sporulation protein T, producing MKATGIVRRIDDLGRVVIPKEIRRTLRIREGDPLEIFVDRDGEVILKKYSPISELSDFAKEYAEALYDSLGHTILICDRDAFIAVAGGSKKEYLNKNISDQIEKVMEDRSSILETTEKQVAIVEGNDEAVTSYTVAPIIANGDPIGAVVIVSKERTLGEVEQKAVETAAGFLARQMEQ from the coding sequence ATGAAAGCAACTGGTATAGTTCGTCGAATTGATGATTTAGGGCGTGTGGTCATTCCTAAAGAAATAAGAAGGACTCTTCGAATTCGTGAAGGAGATCCACTAGAAATCTTCGTTGACCGTGATGGAGAAGTAATTTTAAAGAAATACTCACCGATTAGTGAGTTAAGCGATTTTGCTAAAGAATATGCAGAGGCACTATATGATAGTCTAGGACATACTATTTTAATTTGCGATCGTGATGCATTTATAGCGGTTGCAGGAGGGTCCAAAAAAGAATACTTAAATAAAAATATAAGTGACCAGATTGAGAAGGTAATGGAAGATCGCAGCTCTATACTGGAAACAACAGAAAAGCAAGTGGCTATTGTAGAAGGAAATGATGAGGCAGTAACATCTTACACGGTAGCACCAATTATCGCCAATGGAGATCCGATCGGTGCAGTTGTCATTGTATCAAAAGAGCGAACACTTGGTGAAGTAGAGCAAAAGGCAGTTGAAACAGCTGCTGGCTTCTTAGCTAGACAAATGGAGCAATAA
- a CDS encoding polysaccharide biosynthesis protein, whose translation MQGLHNNKHTFIQGALLLTIAGIVTKILSAVYRVPYQNIAGDIGFYIYQQVYPFYGIAIALSLNGFPIVISKIISEHNKSEKQEYFTLIYSFLTLLLFGFISFLLLFVFALPLAKWMGDPLLVEPIRMVSFSFLLLPFISIFRGYFQGYGYMLPTALSQMTEQFIRVGSILLLAFIFVGAGYDYYVVGTGAVIGSIIGGVAGLFVLLYFRSKLMHQLSWDLYKEALHLKNVRAFPFREVILSSLLISTTGLTLVLLQLVDSFTLYSVLVQSGINETDAKFAKGIFDRGQPLIQLGVVLATSLSLTLVPTISNAVKRGKQDEIVTMTKLSLKISFVIGMGATIGLISIMKYTNYMLFTNMAGSTVLSVLSVSILLLSICLTAASILQGLGFVAHTAIFVLAGFIIKVGANQLLIPNFGTLGAAISTILAVSVICMATLIMLVNKLKVNQFIPYQILSKTMIAGLVMSLVIKLYEYTYFQLLVDDVTRTSSSLFALSAVFIGGAIYLVVIYQLKIIQKDEIVLWKKEKEEEI comes from the coding sequence ATGCAAGGTTTACATAATAATAAGCATACATTCATACAAGGTGCACTGCTGTTAACGATAGCTGGTATTGTGACGAAAATTCTTAGTGCAGTGTATAGAGTTCCTTATCAGAATATAGCGGGAGATATTGGATTTTATATTTATCAGCAAGTATACCCATTTTACGGAATTGCCATAGCTCTTTCATTAAACGGATTTCCAATTGTTATTTCGAAGATTATTTCGGAACATAATAAATCAGAAAAGCAAGAATACTTTACCTTAATATATAGCTTTTTAACTTTACTTTTATTTGGCTTTATTTCTTTTTTACTTTTATTTGTATTTGCGTTACCGTTAGCAAAATGGATGGGAGATCCTTTACTCGTTGAACCGATTAGAATGGTTTCTTTTAGTTTTTTGTTATTGCCGTTTATTTCGATATTTAGAGGATACTTTCAAGGCTATGGTTATATGCTTCCAACAGCTTTATCCCAAATGACAGAGCAGTTTATTCGTGTAGGCAGTATTCTATTATTAGCCTTTATATTTGTTGGGGCAGGTTATGACTATTATGTAGTTGGTACAGGGGCTGTGATAGGCTCAATCATTGGGGGGGTGGCAGGACTTTTTGTGTTGCTATATTTTCGTTCAAAGCTCATGCACCAATTATCCTGGGACCTATACAAGGAAGCACTACATTTAAAGAATGTTCGTGCATTTCCCTTTAGGGAAGTGATTTTATCAAGTTTATTAATTAGTACGACAGGGTTAACGTTAGTCTTACTTCAGCTTGTTGACTCTTTTACCTTATATTCAGTGCTCGTTCAATCAGGAATCAATGAAACAGATGCAAAATTTGCAAAAGGAATATTTGACCGAGGCCAACCATTAATACAGCTGGGTGTTGTTCTAGCAACATCATTATCATTAACCTTAGTACCTACTATATCGAATGCAGTAAAACGTGGGAAACAGGATGAAATTGTAACTATGACAAAGCTATCACTAAAAATCAGTTTCGTAATTGGAATGGGGGCTACAATAGGTTTAATTTCAATTATGAAATATACGAACTACATGTTGTTTACAAATATGGCAGGGAGCACAGTTTTATCGGTATTAAGCGTAAGTATTTTACTGTTATCTATCTGTTTAACAGCTGCCTCTATTTTACAGGGATTAGGATTTGTAGCCCATACGGCAATTTTTGTATTAGCTGGTTTTATAATAAAGGTAGGGGCTAACCAACTTCTCATTCCGAATTTTGGAACACTTGGTGCAGCTATTTCAACAATTCTTGCTGTTAGTGTAATTTGTATGGCCACACTTATCATGTTAGTTAACAAGCTAAAAGTGAATCAGTTCATTCCGTATCAAATACTTAGTAAAACAATGATTGCTGGACTTGTGATGTCCTTGGTAATAAAGCTTTATGAGTACACTTACTTCCAATTACTTGTAGATGATGTTACGCGTACAAGCAGTTCACTATTTGCATTAAGTGCAGTTTTTATAGGTGGGGCAATATACCTTGTAGTAATTTACCAATTGAAAATTATACAAAAAGATGAGATTGTCTTGTGGAAAAAAGAAAAGGAGGAAGAAATATGA